In Aegilops tauschii subsp. strangulata cultivar AL8/78 chromosome 3, Aet v6.0, whole genome shotgun sequence, one genomic interval encodes:
- the LOC109776908 gene encoding uncharacterized protein produces MDRDETAVDGDGEHVQHILLAIDNFTRKVTLQVSEMLDSGRAMFKDLGAVFEDRLSRREWRSGRMRSGELRARAAANEQIRDPLFFSFFPCPPMYAVLYLGCVRSPLATSSDAACISCVCCMD; encoded by the exons ATGGACAGGGACGAAACGGCCGTCGACGGGGATGGAGAGCACGTCCAGCACATCCTCCTCGCCATCGACAACTTCacccgcaag GTGACGTTGCAGGTATCTGAGATGCTGGACTCCGGACGCGCCATGTTCAAGGACCTCGGCGCCGTCTTCGAGGACCGCCTCAGTAG GAGAGAGTGGAGAAGTGGGAGGATGAGATCAGGGGAGCTgcgcgcccgcgccgccgccaacGAGCAGATCCGTGACCCccttttttttagttttttccCATGTCCACCTATGTATGCAGTTCTGTATCTTGGCTGTGTCCGCTCTCCGCTGGCAACGAGCAGTGACGCTGCGTGCATTAGCTGTGTGTGCTGCATGGATTAG